A window of Marinilabiliales bacterium genomic DNA:
ATCATTACCGGGCAGAGTGATCATTACCGGGCAGAGTGATCATTACCGGGCAGAGGCGGGGACTGCAACTACAGGCAGTTCGCCGGCGAACCAATGGCAGTCCGCCAAAAGGATCAATCCTCAATCCAGTATCCTTCCCGGGGCAGAAGATGGTCAAGGTTTGCTATTCCAAGCACCACAATCGCAGTAACAATTGATGTATGCTCCTGGTATTCTGCAATGCTCATATTGTAAAGGTCGCGCTCGGTGTGCCATATCTCGCCGTACTGGAAATTATACCCTTTCGGGTCTGACAGTCCGAATGTCATAATTGGCACTCCCTTTACCGCAAATGACCCGCTGTCTGTGCCTCTCGCCACTGCGGGAATACTGCGGGGTGTGTGTTCCCTGAGCTCAAACGGGAAATCGGGGTTTATACTGTTTAGCGGCGCGGTGATCCTTTCCATATCATCCCACATTGCCGGGGTAACGCTCAAACTGCTTGCCACAAGTGGGCCGCTGTCGCGGTTGAACATGTTGCTTATCCTGTCCAGCTTCTCCTCATTCTGTTCAACCCAGTGCCTTGACCCGATAAGTCCGAACTCCTCTGCAGCCCAGAGACATACGAGTATGGTACGCCTGGGTTTACCTCCGGCAGCCATGATCAGTCTCGCAGCCTCCATTGCAGGCGACACGCCTGAACCGTTGTCCACTCCCCCTGTAGCAACATCGAAAGCATCAAGGTGACCTCCCATGATGACATACTCATCGGGAAACTCAGTGCCCGGAATAATCCCTATTACATTGTGGTATTTGACCGGTCCTGGCTTGAAGTGGTTCCTTATGTCAAATTCAAGCTGAAAATAGATGCGTTCCCCTGCCATCTGCTCAATAATGGCAAACTGATGCTCGTTGAGCCGTATATCGGGTGTTGAGGGAAGGTTGTCGAAACTCATATCTTCGAGGTTTCTCCGGTCATAAAGCGCCCTTATGGGCACGGCCGACTTCTGTATGACTCCCAGAATACCCGCTTCAACCATTTCACGGTACAAAAGGGCAGGTTCATCTTCGAGCGGTATCAGTTCCTGGTGCTCCTCTTCGGGCCTGCCGAAATTTGCCCTTCTGATCTCATTGTTCCGTTGCTCTGTCTCTTCGTTCCTTTCAATTATACGTTGCCTGCGTTCATGTGCCTCATCGGAAATATCTACGGGCCAGCCGTCATTTGTGCCGGTAATCAGTACCCATGCCCCGTTAAGCGTTCCTTTCATACGCTCAAACTGGGCAAGGGTTTTGGGCTCGAGTACCACGTGTCCCCTTTGTACCCCCATTGTTCCCGATGTGTACGAAGGTGTTGCAAAATGAAGGGTCATACCGTCTCCCCCTATCATCCTGCCGAACCATGGCCCGCGGTTAAAACCTACCGGCACCTCGCCCGCCTCGTCCATCTCGACTATCATGCCCCACTCCCTGAATTTTGATGCGGCCCACCTGGCAGCATTCGCGTAGGCGTCGGAGCCGGAAAGCCTTCCGCCGATCCGGTTTGACAGGACATCCAGATGTTCCATGGTTCGGTTGTCGGTCAGTCCGATTTCAATTATTCTCTCAACAACAGGATCAACCTGTCCTATGGCGGAGTTCTGGCCGGAACCATGAAGGAGTCCGGCAATCAGCATAAAGGTGCAAAATAGAATGGTCTTCATATGATCAGGTTTATAAATTCAATGCCACGTGAACCTGTCGTGCTTCATACGTGCATGTTTCTGCTAAATTGTCAGCGTTACCGGTTTCAGGGCAGTATTTGATTTGGGGTTTCTACAAGATGAACCGGCCGGGATTAAAGCCGGCCAGCAAATATATCAGTATTTTTTTTAATTCGGAAGATGTGAGTTTAAGGCCAGACAACAGTAATTCCGGCAAGGCCGGGGCCGGTCATACAGACTACCGGGGCGAGCATCTGGTCAGGTAACAGTAATTTCTGCACGGCCCGTGCCGGTCACCTTACCGATGACAACACCAGCGGAAACTCCTACCTTGTGCAGTCTTTCAATGAACTGCCTCTCATATTCTGCCGGCAATGAAACCAGCAATCCCCCGCTGGTCTGCGCATCGCACAGGATCAGTTTCATGGTTTCAGACACATTTTCGTTCCATCTGGTGATACCCGATACATATTCCAGGTTATTGACCGTGCCACCGGGTACCGCGCCTGCTGCTGCCAGTTCAAATATTCCTTCGATAACAGGCACTTCTGACGATTCTATATGTACCTGTACCCCGGAAGCTGAAACCATCTCTTTGAGATGTCCGAGCAACCCAAATCCGGTTATATCGGTGCAGGCGTTTACCGGGAACTTTTCCATAGCCCTGGCCGCCCCGGCGTTGAGAGAGCTCATTACAGCCACCGCTTTAAGGGCAAGCTCCGGGCCGGCCAGCTGGCGCTTCACGGCGGTGGATATAATTCCGGTTCCCAGGGGCTTGGTGAGGACAAGCACATCTCCCGGTTTTGCCCCCGAATTGGTGATGAATTTGCCCGGGTGAACGATGCCTGTGACAACCATTCCGAATTTGGGCTCGGTATCTTCAACCGTATGTCCGCCGAGCACGCTGACACCCGCTTCACGGCATTTATCACCTGCACCTTTCAGGATATCCCTGAGTACCTGTTCGGGCAGCCTGTTGCTCGGGAAGCCCACTATATTCAGTCCGAAAAGCGGCATTGCACCCATGGCGTAGATATCGCTCAGGGCATTGGCAGCTGCAATGGCGCCGAAATCTGCAGGATCGTCAACCACGGGGGTAAAGAAATCGACCGATTGCACCAGGGCGGTTGTTTCGTCAATGCGGTACACTGCAGCATCATCGGAGGTGCCGGCACCCAGGAGCACATTTTTATCGGATACCAGGGGCATATCTTTCAGAATTCGCTCAAGGTACTGCGGCCTGATCTTGCACGCGCAACCTAGTCCACGCGTAAACCGGGTCAGCCTTACAGGCTCACCTTCGCCGGCTGCTGCTGTTTCATCATAACCGTTACTGCCAAGTCTCCTGACGGCTTCAATGATCATCCCGGCAGCCCTGTCAATCTCATCTGCTGTTGTAAAACTGCCCGCAGAGAACCTGACGGTTCCCAATGCAAGCTCATCCTCAACATTCATGGCCCTCAGCACACCCGATATGCTGGTGTCTGCCCCGTGGCATGCCGCTCCGGCTGAAGCCGCCAGCAGGGGAAGTCCGTCCAGCAGCATATTGGCGCTGACCCCCGGAAAGCTTACAAACAGGGTGTTTGGCAGCCTCTTTTCGGGATGCCCGTTAAGCCTGATGCCGGGCAAATGTTCTGACAGCCTTGCAAACAGCCTGTCGCTCATCTCTTTCATATGGGTGGCATTGGTACCGAGGTCCCTCAGCGCGATCTCAGCCGCCTTTCCCAGTCCCACTATTTCGGGCACATTCTCGGTGCCGGCACGGCGCCCTGTTTCATGGCCCGCACCATGCATCAGGCTTTGCAGCTTTATTCCGCGTTTGATAAACAGCGCACCGATCCCTTTCGGGGAATAGAACTTGTGGCCAGCAAGCGAGAGGAGGCCGGTACCCGCTTCTCTTACGTCGACAGGGATCTTTCCCGGGGACTGGGCGGCATCGGTATGGAACAGGATACCATGCTTTCCTGCTATTTTGCCGATCTCTTCAACAGGCTGCAGAGTGCCGGTCTCATTGTTGGCATGCATTACCGATATCAGTATGGTGCCCCTCGTTATTGCCTTTTCTATCTCATCAGGATCAACCATGCCATATTGATCTACTCCTACATATGTTACCCTGAGTCCGGCAGTTTCAAGGAACCGGCAAACCTCTGAAACGGAAGGGTGCTCGATTGCTGTGGTTATAATGTGGCTGCCTTTGTCGCGGTAGCCGAATGCTGCTCCCTTGATGGCATAATTGTTGGATTCGGTACCTCCGCTGGTGAACACAACCTCGTCGGGATAGCAGTTGATAAGAGCTGCAACCTGTTGACGTGCCTTCTCAACTGCCTTTTTTGCATCTGCACCGAATGAATGGATGCTTGACGGGTTACCGTAAACATGGGCCAGGTAAGGACGCATAGCCTCAGCAACCTCCGGGTGTACCGGGGTTGTTGCGTTGTAGTCGAGGTATATTATCTTTTCCATCTCGGCAGACAGGTTATGGTTTGACTGTGCTGATCAACCCCTTTTCCCGGCATAAGCCGGTCAGTAACCTTGCATTTTCGGCAGGATCGGCCGTGCCGGTCTGAAGCATGAAAACCCTTTCAGGGTCTCTCTGTGAAAGGTCATAGCTGTATGCTTTGTCGTAATATTTAAGAATTATCCGGGCAGCCAGGCTGAAATCTTTATTTTTAATGGCTTCTGTTGCCGCAGCTGCATGCTGTCTGCCCAGCTTCTTTTTTATTTTCTCCACCGAGGCTGTAAGAAGGTGTTCCGGGAAGGAGGAATAATCCCTTACCAGTCTCCCGACCCTGAGTTCATCAGGCATTTCAAGGCATACTGCAGGGGATTCGGCGATCTTCCTGTGAAGGGCGTCGGGAATGAATAAAGAGCCAATGCTGCGGCTTTCATCCTCCACCCAGGCAACCTCAGATCTGTCAAGGGACAACCATGTATCTGCCAGGTTATTTTCAAACTGTTCGTTGGTCGGCTGCGGGGGTTGTCCGAGTGAGCCGAAAGCTGAACCTTTGTGGCATGCAAGTTTTTCCAGGTCTATAACCTGTTGCCCCAAATGCCGGAGTTGGTCCAGTATATCGGTCTTGCCGGTCCCTGTCTTCCCCGAAAGGGCAATAAGCATTACGGGATCTTCCCAGCGGCTTCTGATATATCTCCTGTATTCCTTGTAGCCCCCATCAAGTATAAAAACATCGAATCCGGCAAAAGAGAGAAGCCACCCCATGGCTTCAGAGCGCATTCCGCCTCTCCAGCAGTGTATCTGCACCTTATTTCCGGGTGCACGTCTGAGGGCGGCCCTGACAAAGGAGGAGAGCTTCTTTCCGGCAATATCAAGGCCTGCCATAACAGCCTCATGGCTGCCATTGTTTTTATAGGCCTTTCCTACGATACTCCTTTCATTGTCGCTGAAAAGGGGGATGTTTACGGCACCGGGGATGTGTCCCTGGTTAAACTCCTGCGGTGACCTTACATCAATTACCGGCAGGGATTTGCGCAGCTCCATGAACTTTTCGATCCCAATATGGCTTGTCATTGGCAATTATGCTTGTCTGGCCGGCACACGGCAATAATCCCCGCAAAGATCGGGGCCGGACGGGATATTTCCTGCAAATATAGCGAATAATCAGATCTGAAGCTTGTCGTATGAGGCTTCCATCATCAGGAAGAATGCCTGGCCCTCACTCGACCATGCCGGCCTTGCATAGGTTGTCGGACCGGGCACACCTGTAACATATCCCAGGTCGTCGACCTTTTCGTGTACGGCTGTTCTGATATTTAAAGCGGTATCCAGGTAATCATTTTCAAGCCATCCCTCCTTTATACCCTTGAACACGGAGTCGGCCACCCTCATCGCGAGACTTGTTTCAACAAAGGTGGATGGCTCATTTATGTTGTTGTGAAACAGATAGTCGTCTCTCATGTACCTGAGGCAGCCTTCCAGATGTTGGCGGACAAACCCCTTGAGTATATTGCTTTCGGCCGACATGGCAGGAGGGAGGTGGCCGATGAGCTTTGTCATACCGGCAATAGCATGCGCATTGGCCAGTCCCCAAAGGTTGGAATGGCTGATCTCGCCTGTTTCGGCGTTCCAGCGGTATGCAAACAGCGCTTCCTCTTCGATCCACAAGCGGTCAATAATGGCCTTTGCCTGCCGGTAGGCCTCTTCGGGATAACCGGCATAGGCGACGAAGGGCGGAGCCATATAGATCGAATCGGCCCACAGCTCAGGACCATGATAGGAGTGATGTATGTAGCCCTCTTCGGTGCGCGGGGCCCTTTCGAACAGGTACTCCAGCATTCTGTCCGCCGCCTCCTTCATGCTTTCGTCGCCGGTTATTTCTGCTGTCCTGAGCACGGCTTCGAGCGGTGTGGCTGAATCGTTTATGCCGTTGGCGGTGCTGATAACTGCCAGCCGCCCGTCGGCACCCTGCCTTGTAACCGCTTCCCTGGCCATAAGGATCATCATTGTTTCATCGCCGCTCTCAACGAATGCCTGCGCGGCAATACCGTGTTCCCAGTTCTGCTTCTGCAGGGAAAGCATGGCCATCTTAACCTTATTTCTTATCGGTGCATGGATATTTTCGGTTTTTTCCTCTATGGCCCTGCTGCAGGATGAGACAGAAGGAACAAAAAGTGCGCTGCCAAGAAGGCCTGATTTGATCAAAAAATCTCTTCTTATCATAATTATGAAGTTTTAATGATTTGTATTGTTGAAACTGTATATCTGGTTTTATTGTTTTTGGTTCTGCGTCATTATCTACCTGTCGGTTTCTATCACAGCCAGTCCGAGAAAAACAGCTATGTCCTTAAGCTGCTCCCGCATATCACCAAGTGTGGCATTAAGGTGAATACCATATAGATAGGGTTGGAATTCCTGCTGAATTTTTTTTATATCGTCGTGCTTGACTATGATCTTTGCAGTACACATTACATCATCCAGATCTTCTCCTCCGGTATAAATGGAATGACCATCAACTATTTCACCCGTGTGCAGCCTAACCCTTTTGAGAAGGGAATGTATCTCCCATAAGGTAACGGACTCACCTGCCGGCCATTCTGCTGTAAGTCCGGTAGAAGACCCGGCTTCTTCAGGAATATCCCGTACCGGACTTTCGGCATGAGGCACTATTGAGTATGGAACCCTGCGCTCATCTCCGTAAGGATTGATTGGTATTCCGCTGTGCAGGACAATCTCTGTGGAGTTATGGATATCATACATGAAATCAGCAAGCATGCTTGGCCTGCCGGTCATCAGGTATGCCAGCACCTGGCTGATCAGCAGATCGGGATAATTCTGGCATACAGCCATTATACCACGTGTTTTGAAGCCAAGTTCCAGGGCCACTCCCGGCCAGAACCTGTCCGACAGCTCTCCGCTTCCCGATACCGTGCGGATGTGAGTGGATACCGCATTGCAGTTATGCTTTTCCCTTAGCTCATCCATTGCGAGGTAGGCCCTGGCAGTTTTAACAATCTCAGGCATTGAGGCTGTCACTTTTCTGGCATTGCTGACCCACTCATTCGCGATTTCTTCAGCTTTACTGATATCTGTTTTTTGATATGCCTCGAAAAATTCATGGGGCTCAACGCTCACAATTTCCACACCAAAGAGATCGGTGAAATTTGAAAGATAAGTTTCATTAAAACCTTCGGGGAAAGACTGGTTATGGTCACCCCTGTAATTCACTGATGCAATTGTTTCATTTTCATGATTTTTTATCATCAATATCCGGGTTTGCCTAAGTTCCCTCACAACCTGAATAAGCCTGATTTTATCAACCAGATCATTGAACATAGCATCTCTTACAGCCGGCGAAGCAAGATTTCTCCTGTCCAATTGGGCGGTAAGTATCCTGCCATCCTTGTATCCGTCACCTCCCTTGAGCACGCTCTCTTCAGGCATTTCTCCCGTGGCAAAAAGATGATAGGGCTGAGCATCCATGAATTCGAAAAGGTTATATACGACTATTGTGGGCAATCCTGTGAAAGCCAGCCTGTAGTCTCCATCCAGCCGTCCGATTATCAGCACTCCGTCGTATCTGTCTTTGTTGTCTGTCAGCTCGGCAAGTGCCGAGGGATTGTTGCCTTCCCATTCAATGAAATCAACTCCTGCGCATGATTGCCGGAGTTCATCCAGCACCTCCTCATGTGTGGTATAAGTTTCAGGAGCACCCCCTGAACCTGTGCAGCCACAACCATATGAGGTGAAAATTGTAAACACTTTTGTGCTGCCGCTTTGTGCAAGTGCAAAACAGGCAGAAAAGAATACTAACAGGGTAATTAAGCCAATCTTTTTCATATTAGTTCTTTTAAACAATGATTACTGATATAAACTGATCCGGCGGTTACATGATAATCCGTTTCCCGCGGTGCAGGTGATGCAGCAAGTTAAGAAAAATAAAAGTAACGGCTATATTTTTAACCCTGATAGGCTATACGCAGTACATCGTTAAAATTATGAACGAAATGGGGTATTATACCCTCTTTTAGATATCCGGGCAGTTCGTCAAAGTCTTTCTTGTTGCCGGCCGGGAATATCAGTTCAAAGACCCTGACTCTCCTTGCCGCGATAACCTTTTCCCTGACACCTCCTATGGGAAGCACCCTCCCCGTAAGTGTAAGCTCACCTGTCATGCCAATACCATTTCTTACACCTTTGCCGACTGCAAGCGAATAGATGGCCAGTGCCATGGTAATTCCTGCCGAGGGTCCGTCCTTTGGAGTTGCGCCTGCAGGGACGTGAAGGTGTATGAAGTTTGAACGGAAATAATCACTTAACGACTTTTCCTTGTTGCCGAGGGATCGGACATATGAATATGCTATGTCGACTGACTCCTGCATTACCTTGCCCAGCTGGCCGGTCTGTTTTATCCCCTGCGATTTGCCTTTTACGGCCGAGGCCTCTATATACAAAGTTGCACCTCCCATTGCCGTCCATGCCAGACCCAGGGTAACACCCGGGATGGCCTTCTTATAGATTTCTTCTGCAGAGAATACAGGCTGGCCCAGGTATTCAACCAGGTTCCTGCCGCTTACATTTATCTTGTTAACACCTTCCCGTGCCTGTTTAAGGGTTGCCTTCCGCATTATCTTCTTGATCTGGTTCTCCATATTGCGCACACCGGCTTCCCTCGCGTAGCCGTCGGCTATCCTGGCCAGCGCCTTTCCGGTTATACTGACTTCGGCTGATTTTAATCCGTGCTCCCTTCTCTGCTTGGGTATTAGGTACCTTTTGGCGATCTCCACTTTCTCTTCGAGAATGTATCCCGGTAGCTTTATAACTTCCATCCTGTCGAGCAGCGGCCTGGGTATGGTGTCAAGCTGGTTGGCGGTGGTGACAAAAAGAATGTTGGAAAGATCAAATCTTACATCAAGGTAATGATCAAGGAACTCGCTGTTCTGTTCGGGGTCCAGCACTTCAAGCAGCGCGGCTGCAGGGTCTCCCTGGAAGCTGGCGCCTATCTTGTCAATTTCATCGAGCATTATCACCGGATTGGAAACCTGTGTGCGTTTAAGGCTCTGGACGAACTTCCCTGGCATAGCGCCGATATATGTGCGGCGGTGCCCTTTTATTTCTGCTTCATCACGCATACCTCCCAGTGAAAACCTGTAAAATTTTCTTCCGAGCGAATCGGCAATCGACTTGCCAATTGAGGTTTTACCTGTGCCGGGAGGACCTACCAGGCATATGATGCTACCTGAAACCTTCCCTCTTTTAACAATAGTGCTGATAAATTCAAGGATCCGCTGTTTCACATCGTTAAGTCCGTAATGCTGCTCATCGAGTATTTTTTCGGCTTTGACAAGGTCGTAATTCTCTTCGGAATGAATGCCCCATGGCAGATCGGTGAGCCAGGTAAGGTATGATCTGGTGACCTGGAATTCGGCTGAGCCACTTTCAAGCGACTTCATCTTTTCCAGCTCTTCATCGACCACTTTTTTTGCTTCGGGCGTAAGCTTCAACTGTTTGATCTTCTTCTCAAAACCCTCTATTTCGGTCGATTTATCATCTTTTTCTAGTCCGAGTTCCTTTTTGATCACCTTGAGCTGCTCCCTCAGAAAGAACTCACGCTGGTGCTTTGAGACTTTTTCTTCGATCTGTTTCTGGATATCCTGCTGGATCTTGTTTAGCTCTATCTCTTCCTTTAGCAGTAACAGCAGCTTTTCACTCCGTTCAAACAGGTCGGTTGCCTCAAGTATCTCCTGCAGCTTATCGCTGTCGGCCGTGAGGAAGGATGCCACCAGATCCATCAGGAGTCCTGGTTTCTCCATACCCACCTGCGAAAGGGCAAGCTTGATCTGCTCATGGAACATCGGGTTGAGCTTTATGAGCTCCTTGACCGAGTTTATCACGGCAAGAGTATAGGCTTTAAGCTCATTTGACGGTGGATCCTTCTCATCATATTCATACCGTACCTGCCACATGTCCATACCGGCCCTCTTGATCTCCTTTATCTTATGGAACCGGGTAACGGCCTGGCCAAAGAACTGTATTCCGTCATCCGATTTGTTTACTATCCTTTGGATCTTAAGCAGGGTTCCGGTATCAAACAGTTCTGCATCCAGGATGTCTTCACCGTTGGTTTCCCTGATAAAGGAAACCCCGACAAACTTGTTGTTGTGTTCAATCGAGTGCTCAATAATTTCAACCATTTCCTTCCCCGAAAAGGACAGGGGAAGGGTAAGTCCGGGAAAAACGGGCCTGTTCTCCAGTGGCAGTACAAAAATATTGTCGGGATATATGTCAGATACCAGAACGAGCTGGCTTTTGTCAGAATTGCTCATACTATCATGGTTTTGCCGCGCCAAACAGCGCAGGTTATATTTTATTCTTCATAATTGGAGTATTTATGCGCCAAAATTCATACCAATGGAAACCGGCTTAGTGCATTGCACCGTAATCATGGCAATATGACACCATGAGGGTAAGGTTGCCCGCCTAATTGTCATGTAGGTCCTGCATTGGACCGGTCAGGAATTCAGCGGCCAGCAGACGGGTCTGCGCTCTTTCTGAGACCGGTAGAGTGCAGTAAATATCTCAACGGTTTTGCGGCCTTCGCTTCCAGTTACCATAGGTGTTTTGCCGCTCATTATCGCATCGATGAAATCTTCATGTTGCAGCCTAATGTAGTATTCAGTGGCATCGACCGAGTTAAAGATGTCAGAATCTTCCCTTACCCATTGCTCCAGCATCTTTTCCTCTCCGGGGATTGTCCACAGGTCATTTACAGGCGGCTCGGCAATCCCTGAACGGCCTGCAATAAACATTGCACCCCCGTCTGTCTGCACTCCTGCCGAAGCACCGTTGGATCCGTGGATGTGTACCTTGCCGTAGATACCGGGTTTCTGTGAGTTGCTAACCACGATATTTCCGATTGCTCCATTCTTAAACCGGAGTACTGCAACGGCCGTATCTTCAACCTCAATATAGGGGTGGTTGAAGTTGTCCCACATACCATAAAGCTCACTTATGGGGGATCCCATGAACCACTGCAGCAGGTCGAGCTGGTGTGGGGACTGGTTCACCAGAACGCCGCCACCTTCATGCTCCCATGAACCCCGCCACGGGTCGCTCTCATAATATTCCCTGTCCCTCCAGCCCAGCATTATCACTGTTCCAAGCACCGGACTGCCGATACGGCCCTCCTTTATTGCCTTGTGCATCCTGAGGCTGGGTGAGTAAAACCTTCTCTGGCTGATTACACCGAGGGTTCTGCCGGTTTTTCCGGCTGTGTCAATCATCGCGTCACAATCTTCGAGCGATGATGCAAGCGGCTTTTCCACCATTACATGGGCCCCCGCGACCATAGCGCTGACAGCCGGCCCTCGGTGAGCGGGGTGGGGGGTACAGATCACAACCACGTCAAGCTTCTCTTTTTCAACCATCTCTTCTATTCCGGTATATGAAGAAACACCGTAACCTGAGGCAAAATTACTTCCGTTTTCGGCCGACCGGCTGCAGACTGCCCTGAAGTCTGAATTGTATGCATTAACCAGTGCTCTTGCATGGAGATGGGCTACTTTTCCGCATCCGATTATTCCCGTTTTGAGTTTTTGTTCCATGAAATGCTGTATTTTAGATTTGAAATTATTGAGTACGTGGTTCCGGCAGAATTATCTGCACGTTGACGGGATACCTTATCTCAAGGGACACCCCCGGTTACATGATATACCTCCGGTCTCCTGTTTCCATGTCAGGGGATAAGGATCACCTTGTTAAGTCCCTTCTCCCTGCCATAAAGCCTTCTGAACCAGTCCGCCCCCTCTGCCAAAGGTGCTTCGGCACTAAGAATTACATCGGTATTAAGCAGGTCCTTTTCCAGCAGGCCCAGCACGGGGCCATATTCACCGTTTATTGCGCATGAACCCTGAAGCTGCAACTGGCCCGTAACAACAGTCTGAAGTGGTATTTCAACTGACGGGGAAATATTGCCGAGGATAGTAAGCGTGCCGCCTTTTCTCAGTGCGCTGATGGCCGTATTTAATGTGGAGCTGATGCCAACTGCTTCGAATGCTATATCTGCACCGCGGCCTCCCGATATATTTTTTATCTCTGTGGCTATATTATCC
This region includes:
- a CDS encoding glycosyl hydrolase; the encoded protein is MIRRDFLIKSGLLGSALFVPSVSSCSRAIEEKTENIHAPIRNKVKMAMLSLQKQNWEHGIAAQAFVESGDETMMILMAREAVTRQGADGRLAVISTANGINDSATPLEAVLRTAEITGDESMKEAADRMLEYLFERAPRTEEGYIHHSYHGPELWADSIYMAPPFVAYAGYPEEAYRQAKAIIDRLWIEEEALFAYRWNAETGEISHSNLWGLANAHAIAGMTKLIGHLPPAMSAESNILKGFVRQHLEGCLRYMRDDYLFHNNINEPSTFVETSLAMRVADSVFKGIKEGWLENDYLDTALNIRTAVHEKVDDLGYVTGVPGPTTYARPAWSSEGQAFFLMMEASYDKLQI
- the mnmH gene encoding tRNA 2-selenouridine(34) synthase MnmH; translation: MTSHIGIEKFMELRKSLPVIDVRSPQEFNQGHIPGAVNIPLFSDNERSIVGKAYKNNGSHEAVMAGLDIAGKKLSSFVRAALRRAPGNKVQIHCWRGGMRSEAMGWLLSFAGFDVFILDGGYKEYRRYIRSRWEDPVMLIALSGKTGTGKTDILDQLRHLGQQVIDLEKLACHKGSAFGSLGQPPQPTNEQFENNLADTWLSLDRSEVAWVEDESRSIGSLFIPDALHRKIAESPAVCLEMPDELRVGRLVRDYSSFPEHLLTASVEKIKKKLGRQHAAAATEAIKNKDFSLAARIILKYYDKAYSYDLSQRDPERVFMLQTGTADPAENARLLTGLCREKGLISTVKP
- the selD gene encoding selenide, water dikinase SelD — encoded protein: MEKIIYLDYNATTPVHPEVAEAMRPYLAHVYGNPSSIHSFGADAKKAVEKARQQVAALINCYPDEVVFTSGGTESNNYAIKGAAFGYRDKGSHIITTAIEHPSVSEVCRFLETAGLRVTYVGVDQYGMVDPDEIEKAITRGTILISVMHANNETGTLQPVEEIGKIAGKHGILFHTDAAQSPGKIPVDVREAGTGLLSLAGHKFYSPKGIGALFIKRGIKLQSLMHGAGHETGRRAGTENVPEIVGLGKAAEIALRDLGTNATHMKEMSDRLFARLSEHLPGIRLNGHPEKRLPNTLFVSFPGVSANMLLDGLPLLAASAGAACHGADTSISGVLRAMNVEDELALGTVRFSAGSFTTADEIDRAAGMIIEAVRRLGSNGYDETAAAGEGEPVRLTRFTRGLGCACKIRPQYLERILKDMPLVSDKNVLLGAGTSDDAAVYRIDETTALVQSVDFFTPVVDDPADFGAIAAANALSDIYAMGAMPLFGLNIVGFPSNRLPEQVLRDILKGAGDKCREAGVSVLGGHTVEDTEPKFGMVVTGIVHPGKFITNSGAKPGDVLVLTKPLGTGIISTAVKRQLAGPELALKAVAVMSSLNAGAARAMEKFPVNACTDITGFGLLGHLKEMVSASGVQVHIESSEVPVIEGIFELAAAGAVPGGTVNNLEYVSGITRWNENVSETMKLILCDAQTSGGLLVSLPAEYERQFIERLHKVGVSAGVVIGKVTGTGRAEITVT
- the lon gene encoding endopeptidase La → MSNSDKSQLVLVSDIYPDNIFVLPLENRPVFPGLTLPLSFSGKEMVEIIEHSIEHNNKFVGVSFIRETNGEDILDAELFDTGTLLKIQRIVNKSDDGIQFFGQAVTRFHKIKEIKRAGMDMWQVRYEYDEKDPPSNELKAYTLAVINSVKELIKLNPMFHEQIKLALSQVGMEKPGLLMDLVASFLTADSDKLQEILEATDLFERSEKLLLLLKEEIELNKIQQDIQKQIEEKVSKHQREFFLREQLKVIKKELGLEKDDKSTEIEGFEKKIKQLKLTPEAKKVVDEELEKMKSLESGSAEFQVTRSYLTWLTDLPWGIHSEENYDLVKAEKILDEQHYGLNDVKQRILEFISTIVKRGKVSGSIICLVGPPGTGKTSIGKSIADSLGRKFYRFSLGGMRDEAEIKGHRRTYIGAMPGKFVQSLKRTQVSNPVIMLDEIDKIGASFQGDPAAALLEVLDPEQNSEFLDHYLDVRFDLSNILFVTTANQLDTIPRPLLDRMEVIKLPGYILEEKVEIAKRYLIPKQRREHGLKSAEVSITGKALARIADGYAREAGVRNMENQIKKIMRKATLKQAREGVNKINVSGRNLVEYLGQPVFSAEEIYKKAIPGVTLGLAWTAMGGATLYIEASAVKGKSQGIKQTGQLGKVMQESVDIAYSYVRSLGNKEKSLSDYFRSNFIHLHVPAGATPKDGPSAGITMALAIYSLAVGKGVRNGIGMTGELTLTGRVLPIGGVREKVIAARRVRVFELIFPAGNKKDFDELPGYLKEGIIPHFVHNFNDVLRIAYQG
- a CDS encoding M20/M25/M40 family metallo-hydrolase, giving the protein MLIAGLLHGSGQNSAIGQVDPVVERIIEIGLTDNRTMEHLDVLSNRIGGRLSGSDAYANAARWAASKFREWGMIVEMDEAGEVPVGFNRGPWFGRMIGGDGMTLHFATPSYTSGTMGVQRGHVVLEPKTLAQFERMKGTLNGAWVLITGTNDGWPVDISDEAHERRQRIIERNEETEQRNNEIRRANFGRPEEEHQELIPLEDEPALLYREMVEAGILGVIQKSAVPIRALYDRRNLEDMSFDNLPSTPDIRLNEHQFAIIEQMAGERIYFQLEFDIRNHFKPGPVKYHNVIGIIPGTEFPDEYVIMGGHLDAFDVATGGVDNGSGVSPAMEAARLIMAAGGKPRRTILVCLWAAEEFGLIGSRHWVEQNEEKLDRISNMFNRDSGPLVASSLSVTPAMWDDMERITAPLNSINPDFPFELREHTPRSIPAVARGTDSGSFAVKGVPIMTFGLSDPKGYNFQYGEIWHTERDLYNMSIAEYQEHTSIVTAIVVLGIANLDHLLPREGYWIED
- a CDS encoding gfo/Idh/MocA family oxidoreductase, which gives rise to MEQKLKTGIIGCGKVAHLHARALVNAYNSDFRAVCSRSAENGSNFASGYGVSSYTGIEEMVEKEKLDVVVICTPHPAHRGPAVSAMVAGAHVMVEKPLASSLEDCDAMIDTAGKTGRTLGVISQRRFYSPSLRMHKAIKEGRIGSPVLGTVIMLGWRDREYYESDPWRGSWEHEGGGVLVNQSPHQLDLLQWFMGSPISELYGMWDNFNHPYIEVEDTAVAVLRFKNGAIGNIVVSNSQKPGIYGKVHIHGSNGASAGVQTDGGAMFIAGRSGIAEPPVNDLWTIPGEEKMLEQWVREDSDIFNSVDATEYYIRLQHEDFIDAIMSGKTPMVTGSEGRKTVEIFTALYRSQKERRPVCWPLNS